One window of the Gammaproteobacteria bacterium genome contains the following:
- the infC gene encoding translation initiation factor IF-3, giving the protein MSISAGKEKYRVNERITARQVRVIDVEGEQAGVMTIEQALALAEESGVDLVEIAPQSEPPVCRVMDYGKFLFEQNKKQAVARKKQKQVQVKEIKFRPGTDIGDYRVKLRNLIRFLEEGDRVKVTLRFRGREMAHQELGTELLERVKKDLEELGVVEQFPRMEGRQMVMVMSPKK; this is encoded by the coding sequence CTGAGTATCAGCGCTGGAAAAGAGAAATACCGGGTCAACGAGCGGATCACGGCCCGACAGGTACGCGTCATCGATGTCGAAGGCGAACAGGCCGGCGTGATGACCATCGAGCAGGCCCTGGCGCTCGCGGAAGAGTCGGGCGTGGATCTCGTCGAGATCGCACCCCAGAGCGAGCCACCGGTCTGCCGCGTTATGGACTACGGCAAATTCCTGTTCGAGCAGAACAAGAAGCAGGCCGTCGCCCGCAAGAAGCAGAAGCAGGTGCAGGTGAAGGAAATCAAATTCCGTCCCGGCACCGACATAGGGGATTATCGGGTCAAGCTCCGCAACCTGATACGTTTCCTGGAAGAAGGGGACAGAGTGAAAGTGACGCTGCGGTTCCGCGGGCGCGAAATGGCGCATCAGGAACTGGGCACGGAACTTCTGGAACGGGTGAAGAAAGACCTCGAGGAACTCGGAGTCGTCGAGCAATTCCCCCGGATGGAAGGCCGCCAGATGGTCATGGTGATGTCCCCGAAGAAGTGA
- the pheS gene encoding phenylalanine--tRNA ligase subunit alpha → MNDIQQIARDAEQAIAAAADLKALDDVRVRVLGKKGVLTEQLKQLGQLAPEARKAAGQVINVAKEQVQALLDARKTALEGALMAERLAAQALDVTLPGRGEAPGGLHPVTRTLARIEAMFAQLGFEIAEGPEIEDDYHNFEALNIPAHHPARAMHDTFYFDAHTVLRTHTSPVQIRVMENRTPPLRVIAPGRVYRCDSDLTHTPMFHQVEGLFVDEDVSFADLKGVLDDFLRNFFERDLAVRFRPSYFPFTEPSAEVDIACVICSGTGCRVCKQTGWLEVLGCGMVHPKVFGHVGIDNERYTGFAFGMGVERLAMLRYGVNDLRLFFENDLRFLRQFR, encoded by the coding sequence ATGAACGACATACAACAAATCGCCCGCGACGCCGAACAGGCCATTGCCGCAGCCGCCGACCTCAAGGCGCTCGACGACGTGCGCGTGCGCGTGCTCGGCAAGAAGGGCGTGCTGACGGAACAACTCAAGCAGTTGGGACAGCTTGCCCCGGAGGCGCGCAAAGCGGCTGGCCAGGTCATCAATGTGGCCAAGGAACAGGTGCAGGCGCTGCTGGATGCGCGCAAGACGGCACTGGAAGGCGCGCTCATGGCCGAGCGGCTGGCCGCGCAGGCCCTCGACGTGACGCTGCCGGGACGCGGCGAGGCGCCGGGCGGGCTGCATCCGGTCACCCGGACATTGGCGCGCATCGAGGCCATGTTCGCGCAACTGGGTTTCGAGATCGCCGAAGGCCCCGAGATCGAGGACGACTACCACAACTTCGAGGCCCTCAACATCCCGGCGCATCATCCCGCACGCGCCATGCACGACACCTTTTATTTCGATGCGCATACAGTGCTGCGCACGCACACCTCGCCGGTGCAGATCCGCGTCATGGAGAACCGCACGCCGCCGTTGCGCGTCATCGCACCGGGTCGTGTCTACCGCTGCGACTCGGATCTGACGCACACGCCGATGTTCCATCAGGTCGAGGGGCTGTTTGTCGATGAGGACGTCAGCTTTGCCGATCTCAAGGGCGTGCTGGATGACTTTCTACGCAACTTCTTCGAGCGCGATCTCGCCGTGCGCTTCCGCCCATCCTATTTCCCCTTCACCGAGCCATCGGCGGAAGTCGACATCGCCTGCGTGATCTGCAGTGGTACGGGCTGCCGTGTCTGCAAGCAGACCGGCTGGCTGGAGGTGCTGGGCTGCGGCATGGTTCACCCGAAGGTGTTCGGGCATGTCGGCATCGACAACGAACGCTACACGGGCTTCGCCTTCGGCATGGGCGTCGAGCGCCTGGCCATGCTGCGCTACGGTGTGAACGATCTGCGCCTGTTCTTCGAGAACGACCTGCGTTTCCTGCGCCAATTCAGGTAA
- the rplT gene encoding 50S ribosomal protein L20, with product MARVKRGVIAHARHKKILDQAKGYYGARRKVYRIAKQAVIKAGQYAYRDRRQRKRQFRALWIARINAAARENGLSYSRLINGLRKAHVEIDRKVLADIAVFDKAAFGIIAEQAKASLG from the coding sequence ATGGCACGCGTCAAGCGCGGCGTGATCGCACACGCCAGACATAAGAAGATCCTGGACCAGGCCAAGGGCTACTATGGCGCCCGCCGCAAGGTCTATCGCATCGCCAAGCAGGCCGTCATCAAGGCCGGTCAATACGCCTATCGGGACCGTCGTCAGCGCAAGCGTCAGTTCCGTGCGTTGTGGATCGCCCGCATCAACGCCGCGGCCCGGGAGAACGGCCTGTCCTACAGCCGGCTGATCAACGGCCTGCGCAAGGCACACGTCGAGATCGACCGCAAGGTGCTCGCGGACATCGCGGTCTTCGACAAGGCCGCATTCGGCATCATCGCCGAGCAGGCCAAGGCCAGCCTGGGCTGA
- the rpmI gene encoding 50S ribosomal protein L35, producing the protein MPKLKTNRGAAKRFQRTASGGFKRAQSHLRHILTKKSSKRKRQLGSPAQVHESDVAAVRRMLPYS; encoded by the coding sequence ATGCCGAAGTTGAAAACCAACCGCGGCGCAGCCAAGCGTTTCCAGCGCACGGCGAGCGGCGGCTTCAAGCGCGCGCAGTCCCATCTGCGGCACATCCTCACCAAGAAGAGCAGCAAACGGAAACGTCAGCTGGGCAGCCCCGCCCAGGTGCACGAGTCCGATGTGGCGGCTGTCCGCCGCATGCTGCCGTACAGCTGA
- the thrS gene encoding threonine--tRNA ligase — protein sequence MPTITLPDGSQRQFDQPVSVQDVAAAIGPGLAKAALAGRIDGRMVDTSHVIDRDTSLAIVTSKDEDALELLRHDAAHVMAQAVQELYPGTQVTIGPAIEHGFYYDFARDEAFTPEDLTRIEARMHEIVKRDLPIHREVWDRSEAIKVFGDLGEAYKVEIIEDLIPEGEAVSVYRQGDWFDICRGPHLPSTGKLGKAFKLMSVAGAYWRGDSRNAMLQRIYGTAWRTPAELQDYLYRLEEAEKRDHRKLAKQLHLFHMQEEAPGMVFWHPNGWVIWQAVEQYMRAKLDAHGYQEVRTPLVVDRSLWEKSGHWDFYGEYMFTTQSENRDYAVKPMNCPCHVQIFNHGLRSYRDLPLRMAEFGSCHRNEPSGALHGLLRVRGFTQDDAHIFCTEEQMQDEAERFIELVLEVYRDFGFEDILFKLSTRPDKRVGGDEVWTKAEHALERALNATGLDWDLQPGEGAFYGPKIEFSLKDCLGRVWQCGTLQLDFVMPSRLGAEYVAEDNSRRVPVMLHRAVLGSLERFIGILIEHHAGIMPAWLAPVQAVVMSITDRQNAAVLAVEESLRNQGIRVKSDLRNEKIGFKIREHTIQRVPYLLVVGDREAESNSVAVRTRAGKDLGAMPVETVVARLNAEIASRGRTVLEG from the coding sequence ATGCCCACCATCACCCTTCCCGACGGCAGTCAGCGCCAGTTCGATCAGCCGGTCAGCGTACAGGACGTGGCCGCCGCCATCGGCCCCGGGCTGGCCAAGGCCGCACTCGCCGGTCGGATCGACGGGCGCATGGTCGACACCTCCCATGTGATCGACCGGGATACGAGCCTGGCCATCGTCACCAGTAAGGACGAGGACGCCCTGGAGTTGCTGCGTCATGACGCCGCGCATGTGATGGCCCAGGCGGTGCAGGAGCTGTATCCGGGTACCCAGGTCACCATCGGCCCGGCCATCGAGCATGGCTTCTATTACGACTTTGCCCGCGACGAAGCCTTCACGCCCGAGGACCTGACCCGGATCGAGGCGCGCATGCACGAGATCGTCAAACGGGATCTGCCGATCCATCGCGAGGTCTGGGACCGGAGCGAGGCGATCAAGGTCTTCGGCGACCTCGGCGAGGCCTACAAGGTCGAGATCATCGAGGACCTCATCCCCGAGGGCGAGGCGGTCTCCGTCTATCGTCAGGGCGATTGGTTCGATATCTGCCGCGGCCCACATCTCCCCAGCACCGGCAAACTCGGCAAGGCCTTCAAGCTCATGAGTGTGGCCGGCGCCTACTGGCGCGGCGATTCCCGCAACGCCATGCTGCAGCGCATCTACGGCACGGCCTGGCGTACCCCGGCCGAGTTGCAGGACTATCTGTACCGTCTGGAAGAGGCCGAGAAGCGCGACCACCGCAAGCTCGCCAAACAGCTGCACCTGTTTCACATGCAGGAGGAGGCGCCGGGCATGGTGTTCTGGCACCCCAACGGCTGGGTCATCTGGCAGGCGGTGGAACAGTACATGCGCGCCAAGCTGGACGCCCACGGTTATCAGGAGGTGCGTACGCCCCTGGTGGTGGACCGCAGCCTGTGGGAGAAATCCGGCCACTGGGACTTCTACGGGGAGTACATGTTCACGACCCAATCGGAAAACCGCGACTACGCGGTCAAGCCGATGAACTGCCCGTGCCATGTCCAGATCTTCAACCACGGCCTGCGCAGCTACCGCGACCTGCCACTGCGCATGGCCGAGTTCGGCTCCTGCCACCGCAACGAACCCTCCGGCGCGCTGCACGGCCTGTTGCGCGTGCGTGGCTTCACGCAGGACGATGCGCACATCTTCTGCACCGAGGAGCAGATGCAGGATGAGGCCGAGCGCTTCATCGAACTGGTGCTGGAGGTCTATCGGGACTTCGGCTTCGAGGACATCCTGTTCAAGCTCTCGACCCGCCCGGATAAACGCGTGGGTGGCGATGAGGTGTGGACCAAGGCGGAACACGCCCTGGAACGGGCCCTCAATGCCACGGGCCTGGACTGGGACCTGCAGCCGGGCGAGGGGGCCTTCTACGGGCCCAAGATCGAATTCTCCCTGAAGGACTGCCTCGGGCGGGTCTGGCAGTGCGGCACCCTGCAACTGGACTTCGTCATGCCCAGCCGGTTGGGGGCGGAATATGTGGCCGAGGACAACAGCCGCCGGGTGCCGGTGATGCTGCACCGGGCGGTCCTCGGCTCCCTGGAGCGCTTCATCGGTATCCTCATCGAACACCACGCAGGCATCATGCCGGCCTGGCTGGCCCCGGTGCAGGCGGTGGTCATGAGTATCACCGACCGTCAGAACGCGGCCGTCCTGGCGGTCGAGGAATCCTTGCGAAATCAGGGTATCCGGGTGAAATCGGACTTGAGAAACGAGAAGATCGGCTTTAAAATCCGCGAGCACACGATTCAGCGCGTGCCCTACCTGTTGGTAGTCGGCGATCGCGAGGCTGAGTCGAATTCTGTGGCCGTGCGCACGCGAGCAGGCAAGGATCTGGGCGCGATGCCGGTGGAGACCGTCGTCGCGCGCCTGAACGCCGAGATCGCGAGCCGCGGCCGAACTGTTTTGGAGGGCTGA